In Bombus pascuorum chromosome 13, iyBomPasc1.1, whole genome shotgun sequence, a single genomic region encodes these proteins:
- the LOC132913088 gene encoding NADH dehydrogenase [ubiquinone] 1 alpha subcomplex subunit 13: MSRPKTGPQDLPPKGGYAPFNIKRIKLRTFLTGRMGVGLFVVTNIVSLPLYCKNWVKDRKTMLETKSRELATVPILMAEKDRLMLKHQKRMRELEADVMKDFPFWEVGTFFGTPIYESVPEDTYIEPLFGECYIYTDPADFPIMQYSHLIT; encoded by the exons ATGTCTCGGCCGAAAACAGGACCTCAAGATTTACCTCCTAAGGGAGGATATGCTCCTTTCAATATCAAACGAATCAAGCTACGTACTTTTCTAACAG gtCGTATGGGTGTGGGATTATTTGTTGTTACCAATATCGTCTCACTTCCACTATACTGTAAAAATTGGGTAAAGGATCGAAAAACAATGCTTGAAACGAAAAGTCGAGAACTAGCAACAGTGCCCATCTTGATGGCAGAAAAAGATAGACT GATGTTAAAACATCAGAAACGAATGAGAGAATTAGAAGCCGATGTAATGAAGGATTTCCCATTTTGGGAAGTGGGCACATTTTTTGGAACGCCGATATACGAAAGTGTCCCAGAAGATACGTATATTGAACCACTTTTCGGTGaatgttacatatatacagaTCCTGCCGACTTCCCAATTATGCAATATTCACATCTGATCACGTAA
- the LOC132913620 gene encoding MICOS complex subunit MIC19, with product MGSGQSTRKLTINNEEIDVIEISQSVVERLTQKVPETNINVASEVRSTTLAEPSSKKTVSQQLHQSGDILANAGYPTYHPQLTLTALQIQQQNEQEFRKQDNYWQQRLQKLEQKHSEINEIINAEYKKAAEQLYIDGKKGVNIHDTVQPCKNSSEKVFKCYQDHPKEILKCSTLVEEFSNCVDQRRARVIAARC from the exons ATGGGTTCTGGACAAAGTACTCGTAAACTTACTATCAATAACGAAGAAATAGATGTAATAGAAATATCGCAATCCGTTGTGGAGCGTTTAACTCAAAAAGTGcctgaaacaaatattaacgTGGCAAGTGAAGTAAGATCTACTACTTTAGCGGAGCCGTCTTCTAAAAAAACTGTTTCTCAACAATTACATCAAAGTGGTGATATACTAGCGAATGCTGGATATCCCACATATCATCCACAATTAACTTTAACCGCTCTTCAAATACAGCAACAGAATGAACAAGAATTTCGTAAACAGGATAATTATTGGCAACAACGATTGCAGAAATTGGAACAGAAACATtcagaaattaatgaaatcatTAACGCAGAATATAAAAAAGCAGCGGAACAATTATATATTGAtg GTAAAAAAGGGGTAAATATTCATGATACTGTCCAACCATGCAAAAATAGTTCTGAGAAAGTGTTCAAATGTTACCAGGATCATCCTAAAGAAATTCTGAAGTGTTCTACCTTAGTCGAAGAGTTTTCTAATTGCGTAGATCAGCGTCGTGCACGTGTGATTGCAGCACGTTGTTAA
- the LOC132913618 gene encoding B-cell receptor-associated protein 31-like, whose translation MSLQWSLIAGFLYAEVIIVLLLVLPIISPTRWQKIFKSQFLKSISDKASTYFLILFAILVVILLDAIKEMRKYYTVVAVERDHHHVDAGLQGSVKLFRAQRNFHISGFSLFLSLVIRRLVILISNQAALLARSEAVTRQAESATTTAKHLLLQQKISGETVQNDSNEAHDKVTLEWKVQINELKIKNKELENQLAREKKDKEAIKSQAESLAKEYDRLNDEYSKCVQSTNDKKSD comes from the exons ATGAGTCTCCAGTGGTCTTTAATCGCTGGGTTTCTGTACGCCGAAGTCATAATAGTTTTACTATTGGTGTTACCAATAATTTCGCCTACAAGATggcaaaagatatttaaatcgcagtttttaaaaagtataagcGATAAAGCATCGacttatttcttaattttgtttGCAATATTAGTTGTGATTTTATTGGATGCTATTAAAGAAATGCGAAAGTATTATACAGTTGTAGCCGTAGAGAGAGATCATCATCACGTTGACGCCGGATTGCAAG gtaGTGTGAAACTATTCAGGGCACAACGTAACTTTCATATATCTGGTTTCTCATTGTTCTTAAGTCTTGTTATACGTCGTCTTGTGATTTTAATCTCTAATCAAGCGGCTCTACTGGCACGAAGTGAAGCAGTTACGCGTCAAGCTGAATCGGCAACTACAACAGCGAAACATTTGTTGTTACAACAAAAAATTAGCGGAGAGACTGTTCAGAATGACTCGAACGAAGCTCATGATAAAGTAACATTAGAATGGAAAGTTCaaattaacgaattaaaaataaaaaataaagaattggAAAATCAACTtgcgagagaaaagaaagataaagaagcTATAAAGTCGCAAGCAGAATCCCTTGCCAAGGAATATGATCGGTTAAACGACGAATACAGCAAATGCGTTCAATCAACTAACGATAAAAAAAGTGATTAA
- the LOC132913225 gene encoding facilitated trehalose transporter Tret1-like isoform X1, which yields MARKRTRTARRSDPRETASRGKKQKATGTRCTSILAGLAAHSGQISVGLGQGFSAILVPKLLASHFANSDETSWIAALGVISNPLGSLIAGLCAEWFGRRSAIALASLPHAAGWLLIALAKSLPLLYVGRFVSGIGMGMANGLYLYVSEAAAPNQRAWLGSCGPVLVSLGVLIIYSLGAFTTWEKAAAISIAPAILSLALTRMIPETPSWLVARGRNEEAKESLLWLRGSSLTTDREYEELCEANVKREEGKESLLKALHMPSVWKPFLVLFAFFALQQMSGIYIILFYTVSILEEIGIDLNEYSASVGIGVIRLFASIAGAGLANSFGRKALAFVSGLGMAISAVGVALSYRFKLPSVVSLACIGGHVGSSMIGFLTLPWVMTSELYPLRFRGSLGGITTSIVQMLTFATIKMYPNLQPIVGIECFMWTFAVASSLGAAFALTILPETRGRSLDEIENGFSRKLATDPPANVQSTSPAAIFLQPNDITLEKFASIPEEKHRNITTNAYAYDNFCIDLTADHIEKNKKEAANDSEANRHRLARPPSESEHLYF from the exons ATGGCACGCAAGAGGACACGAACGGCGAGACGGAGCGACCCGAGAGAGACAGCGTCGAGGGGAAAAAAGCAAAAGGCTACCGGCACGCGTTGCACAAGT ATACTCGCTGGCCTGGCGGCGCATTCCGGACAAATATCCGTGGGGCTTGGTCAAGGATTCAGCGCGATTTTAGTGCCGAAACTGTTGGCCAGTCACTTTGCCAACTCCGATGAGACGTCTTGGATCGCTGCCCTAGGTGTCATCTCTAATCCTTTGGGCTCGTTGATCGCCGGACTATGCGCAGAGTGGTTCGGAAGAAGATCGGCCATCGCGTTGGCCAGTTTGCCTCATGCCGCTGGATGGTTGTTGATAGCGTTGGCGAAAAGCTTGCCTCTGTTATACGTGGGCAGATTCGTCAGTGGAATCGGCATGGGCATGGCAAACGGCCTATACCTTTACGTCAGCGAG gCGGCCGCACCAAACCAGAGAGCCTGGCTGGGAAGCTGTGGCCCAGTTTTAGTTTCGCTCGGTGTCCTGATCATCTATTCGTTGGGAGCGTTCACCACGTGGGAAAAGGCCGCTGCCATCAGTATAGCACCCGCTATACTCTCGCTGGCTTTAACGCG TATGATCCCGGAAACACCGAGTTGGCTAGTCGCTCGAGGACGAAACGAGGAGGCGAAGGAATCCTTGTTGTGGCTACGAGGCTCTAGCTTAACCACCGACAGAGAGTACGAGGAACTTTGCGAGGCAAACGTGAAAAGAGAAGAGGGAAAAGAGAGTCTGTTGAAGGCTCTTCACATGCCAAGCGTGTGGAAGCCTTTCCTCGTGCTGTTCGCTTTCTTCGCGCTCCAGCAAATGTCGGGCATTTATATAATCCTCTTCTACACGGTCAGCATCCTCGAGGAAATCGGTATCGACCTGAACGAGTATTCCGCGAGCGTTGGAATCGGTGTGATCAGGTTGTTCGCGTCGATAGCCGGCGCTGGTCTAGCCAACAGCTTTGGCAGAAAAGCGCTAGCCTTCGTCAGTGGCTTAGGAATGGCGATCTCTGCCGTAGGCGTTGCTCTCTCCTACAG GTTCAAATTGCCATCGGTGGTATCCTTGGCATGCATCGGAGGCCACGTAGGCTCCTCTATGATAGGATTTCTCACTCTGCCATGGGTCATGACTTCCGAACTCTATCCGCTAAGATTCAGAGGATCTTTAGGAGGCATCACTACCAGTATCGTGCAAATGTTAACGTTCGCAACCATCAAAATGTATCCTAATCTGCAACCGATAGTTGGTATCGAGTGCTTCATGTGGACGTTCGCCGTAGCTTCTAGCTTAGGAGCCGCATTCGCCCTCACCATCCTCCCCGAGACCAGAGGTCGAAGCCTCGACGAAATAGAAAACGGATTCTCGAGGAAGCTCGCCACGGATCCGCCCGCCAATGTCCAGTCAACCAGTCCAGCCGCCATCTTTCTTCAACCTAATGATATCACGCTCGAGAAATTTGCCTCGATACCCGAGGAGAAGCATCGCAATATCACGACAAACGCGTACGCTTACGACAATTTCTGCATCGACTTAACCGCCGACCATatagaaaagaacaaaaaggaAGCTGCCAATGATTCCGAAGCGAACCGTCATCGTCTCGCTCGCCCACCGTCCGAGTCCGAACACCTGTATTTCTAG
- the LOC132913225 gene encoding facilitated trehalose transporter Tret1-like isoform X2, protein MITRTKLWWKVACSGQKKAILAGLAAHSGQISVGLGQGFSAILVPKLLASHFANSDETSWIAALGVISNPLGSLIAGLCAEWFGRRSAIALASLPHAAGWLLIALAKSLPLLYVGRFVSGIGMGMANGLYLYVSEAAAPNQRAWLGSCGPVLVSLGVLIIYSLGAFTTWEKAAAISIAPAILSLALTRMIPETPSWLVARGRNEEAKESLLWLRGSSLTTDREYEELCEANVKREEGKESLLKALHMPSVWKPFLVLFAFFALQQMSGIYIILFYTVSILEEIGIDLNEYSASVGIGVIRLFASIAGAGLANSFGRKALAFVSGLGMAISAVGVALSYRFKLPSVVSLACIGGHVGSSMIGFLTLPWVMTSELYPLRFRGSLGGITTSIVQMLTFATIKMYPNLQPIVGIECFMWTFAVASSLGAAFALTILPETRGRSLDEIENGFSRKLATDPPANVQSTSPAAIFLQPNDITLEKFASIPEEKHRNITTNAYAYDNFCIDLTADHIEKNKKEAANDSEANRHRLARPPSESEHLYF, encoded by the exons ATGATCACTCGAACGAAACTGTGGTGGAAGGTGGCATGCTCTGGTCAGAAGAAAGCG ATACTCGCTGGCCTGGCGGCGCATTCCGGACAAATATCCGTGGGGCTTGGTCAAGGATTCAGCGCGATTTTAGTGCCGAAACTGTTGGCCAGTCACTTTGCCAACTCCGATGAGACGTCTTGGATCGCTGCCCTAGGTGTCATCTCTAATCCTTTGGGCTCGTTGATCGCCGGACTATGCGCAGAGTGGTTCGGAAGAAGATCGGCCATCGCGTTGGCCAGTTTGCCTCATGCCGCTGGATGGTTGTTGATAGCGTTGGCGAAAAGCTTGCCTCTGTTATACGTGGGCAGATTCGTCAGTGGAATCGGCATGGGCATGGCAAACGGCCTATACCTTTACGTCAGCGAG gCGGCCGCACCAAACCAGAGAGCCTGGCTGGGAAGCTGTGGCCCAGTTTTAGTTTCGCTCGGTGTCCTGATCATCTATTCGTTGGGAGCGTTCACCACGTGGGAAAAGGCCGCTGCCATCAGTATAGCACCCGCTATACTCTCGCTGGCTTTAACGCG TATGATCCCGGAAACACCGAGTTGGCTAGTCGCTCGAGGACGAAACGAGGAGGCGAAGGAATCCTTGTTGTGGCTACGAGGCTCTAGCTTAACCACCGACAGAGAGTACGAGGAACTTTGCGAGGCAAACGTGAAAAGAGAAGAGGGAAAAGAGAGTCTGTTGAAGGCTCTTCACATGCCAAGCGTGTGGAAGCCTTTCCTCGTGCTGTTCGCTTTCTTCGCGCTCCAGCAAATGTCGGGCATTTATATAATCCTCTTCTACACGGTCAGCATCCTCGAGGAAATCGGTATCGACCTGAACGAGTATTCCGCGAGCGTTGGAATCGGTGTGATCAGGTTGTTCGCGTCGATAGCCGGCGCTGGTCTAGCCAACAGCTTTGGCAGAAAAGCGCTAGCCTTCGTCAGTGGCTTAGGAATGGCGATCTCTGCCGTAGGCGTTGCTCTCTCCTACAG GTTCAAATTGCCATCGGTGGTATCCTTGGCATGCATCGGAGGCCACGTAGGCTCCTCTATGATAGGATTTCTCACTCTGCCATGGGTCATGACTTCCGAACTCTATCCGCTAAGATTCAGAGGATCTTTAGGAGGCATCACTACCAGTATCGTGCAAATGTTAACGTTCGCAACCATCAAAATGTATCCTAATCTGCAACCGATAGTTGGTATCGAGTGCTTCATGTGGACGTTCGCCGTAGCTTCTAGCTTAGGAGCCGCATTCGCCCTCACCATCCTCCCCGAGACCAGAGGTCGAAGCCTCGACGAAATAGAAAACGGATTCTCGAGGAAGCTCGCCACGGATCCGCCCGCCAATGTCCAGTCAACCAGTCCAGCCGCCATCTTTCTTCAACCTAATGATATCACGCTCGAGAAATTTGCCTCGATACCCGAGGAGAAGCATCGCAATATCACGACAAACGCGTACGCTTACGACAATTTCTGCATCGACTTAACCGCCGACCATatagaaaagaacaaaaaggaAGCTGCCAATGATTCCGAAGCGAACCGTCATCGTCTCGCTCGCCCACCGTCCGAGTCCGAACACCTGTATTTCTAG